From Xiphophorus hellerii strain 12219 chromosome 20, Xiphophorus_hellerii-4.1, whole genome shotgun sequence, the proteins below share one genomic window:
- the LOC116710504 gene encoding trypsin isoform X1 — translation MMKLLMCLACLLLALTAVDSRALMQSRIIGGHVAAPNSIKYMVSLQRTSRQHFCGGSLVHRYWVLTAAHCNIGADQMMIVAGDYKVNIFEGTEQYAKPHKLVIHPSYNSSTNNADIMLIKLRAPMVLNKFVSLAPLPRQGTGVVEGHLCQVSGWGHVRVGGGQVPVKLRTVTVPIVSAARCNGSDSFNGNITANMICAGYPSGGKDACKGDSGGPLVCRGRVYGMVSWGNGCGDAQFPGVYTAVSRFRCWIDQTIYGPHLRCFGYR, via the exons ATGATGAAGCTGCTCATGTGTTTAGCCTGTCTGCTCCTGGCGCTAACTGCGGTCGACA GCCGAGCGCTTATGCAGAGCCGCATAATCGGCGGCCACGTAGCTGCACCGAACTCCATCAAATACATGGTGTCTCTTCAGAGAACAAGCCGCCAACACTTTTGTGGGGGATCGCTAGTTCACAGGTACTGGGTTCTGACTGCAGCGCACTGTAACATCGG ggCAGATCAGATGATGATAGTGGCAGGTGACTACAAAGTAAATATCTTCGAGGGTACTGAGCAATATGCTAAACCCCACAAGCTGGTCATTCATCCCTCatacaacagcagcaccaacaacgcCGATATCATGCTCATCAAG ttgcgTGCCCCTATGGTCCTGAACAAGTTTGTGTCACTGGCGCCTCTCCCCAGACAGGGGACAGGCGTGGTCGAAGGCCACCTGTGTCAGGTGTCTGGATGGGGCCACGTTAGGGTGGGTGGAGGACAGGTCCCAGTTAAGCTCAGGACGGTCACAGTGCCCATTGTTTCAGCCGCGAGATGCAACGGCAGCGACTCCTTCAACGGCAACATCACGGCGAACATGATCTGCGCCGGCTACCCGTCCGGAGGAAAGGACGCATGCAAG GGAGACTCGGGCGGGCCGCTGGTGTGCAGGGGCCGGGTGTACGGCATGGTTTCATGGGGCAATGGCTGCGGCGACGCTCAGTTTCCAGGCGTGTACACTGCTGTGTCCAGGTTCCGCTGCTGGATAGATCAAACCATCTACGGGCCACACCTGCGTTGTTTCGGATACAGATGA
- the camk2n1a gene encoding calcium/calmodulin-dependent protein kinase II inhibitor 2-like encodes MSEVLPFNEEKMSHYGNEGDEEHLSFTCRLQDTNNFFNGSQNKRPPKLGQIGRSKRVVIEDENGDEALKNGTEKTSGEA; translated from the exons ATGTCGGAAGTGCTGCCTTTCAACGAAGAGAAAATGAGTCATTATGGAAATGAGGGCGACGAGGAACACCTTTCCTTCACCTGTCGCCTTCAAGACACCAACAACTTCTTCAACGGCTCACAGAACAAGCGTCCGCCAAAACTCGGACAAATTGGCAGGAGCAAACGAG TTGTGATCGAGGATGAGAATGGCGACGAAGCGCTGAAAAACGGAACAGAGAAGACTTCAGGAGAGGCTTAA
- the LOC116710504 gene encoding trypsin isoform X2 yields MMKLLMCLACLLLALTAVDSRALMQSRIIGGHVAAPNSIKYMVSLQRTSRQHFCGGSLVHRADQMMIVAGDYKVNIFEGTEQYAKPHKLVIHPSYNSSTNNADIMLIKLRAPMVLNKFVSLAPLPRQGTGVVEGHLCQVSGWGHVRVGGGQVPVKLRTVTVPIVSAARCNGSDSFNGNITANMICAGYPSGGKDACKGDSGGPLVCRGRVYGMVSWGNGCGDAQFPGVYTAVSRFRCWIDQTIYGPHLRCFGYR; encoded by the exons ATGATGAAGCTGCTCATGTGTTTAGCCTGTCTGCTCCTGGCGCTAACTGCGGTCGACA GCCGAGCGCTTATGCAGAGCCGCATAATCGGCGGCCACGTAGCTGCACCGAACTCCATCAAATACATGGTGTCTCTTCAGAGAACAAGCCGCCAACACTTTTGTGGGGGATCGCTAGTTCACAG ggCAGATCAGATGATGATAGTGGCAGGTGACTACAAAGTAAATATCTTCGAGGGTACTGAGCAATATGCTAAACCCCACAAGCTGGTCATTCATCCCTCatacaacagcagcaccaacaacgcCGATATCATGCTCATCAAG ttgcgTGCCCCTATGGTCCTGAACAAGTTTGTGTCACTGGCGCCTCTCCCCAGACAGGGGACAGGCGTGGTCGAAGGCCACCTGTGTCAGGTGTCTGGATGGGGCCACGTTAGGGTGGGTGGAGGACAGGTCCCAGTTAAGCTCAGGACGGTCACAGTGCCCATTGTTTCAGCCGCGAGATGCAACGGCAGCGACTCCTTCAACGGCAACATCACGGCGAACATGATCTGCGCCGGCTACCCGTCCGGAGGAAAGGACGCATGCAAG GGAGACTCGGGCGGGCCGCTGGTGTGCAGGGGCCGGGTGTACGGCATGGTTTCATGGGGCAATGGCTGCGGCGACGCTCAGTTTCCAGGCGTGTACACTGCTGTGTCCAGGTTCCGCTGCTGGATAGATCAAACCATCTACGGGCCACACCTGCGTTGTTTCGGATACAGATGA